The sequence GAACCTTTCGATGATATCGGTCGTGTGGCCAGCGCGAGTGAGAAAGAGAGAGGCGGCAAGACCGGCAGGACCGGCGCCGATTATGGCGATCTTCAAAGGCTTCACTGTGACGGCTCAGTCCGGCGATTGATCGAAACGTGCTCTTGCAGCCTTGACGGCCTCATGATTGGCCTCGGCCCAGTTCAGAAGCAGCGCCAGTGGCTCGTAAAGCGAGTAGCCTAGATCCGTCATGCGATATTCGACGCTTGGCGGCTTGGTGGGAAAGACCTCACGATCGACATAGCCGTCGCGCTGGAGGTCGCGCAGCGTTTGTGTCAGCATGCGCTGCGAAATATCGGGCACCAGGCGGCGCAATTCGCCGAAACGATACGGCCGTTTAGCCAGTGTCTCCAGCAACAGCACCGACCATTTTCCGCCGATCTGCGAGATCAGGTCCCGCACCGGACAGTTGCTGAAGTCGAGATTGCTGAGATCGACGTCGCGTAGCGGTGGATCCTTACTGCGCAGATTGACGACGGCGCTGGCTGCCATGCCGGTTCCCTTTTGGTAACTTGGAGCCGAAAAACTGCCTCCTTTACACGGCGAAGTCAATTCCTATTCTAGTGCTAGTCTCTTTTTGAGAGCAAGAAGGCCCTGCGAATGTGCGGCGGCCCAACAAGGGAAAACTTATGAGCAGCACTCTTCTCGTCACCGGCGCCGCCGGCAAGCTTGGCCAGCGCGTCATCCATCACCTGCTGGAGACATACAAGGTCGCGCCCGGCCGCATCATCGCCGCCACGCGC comes from Rhizobium tropici CIAT 899 and encodes:
- a CDS encoding winged helix-turn-helix transcriptional regulator, which produces MAASAVVNLRSKDPPLRDVDLSNLDFSNCPVRDLISQIGGKWSVLLLETLAKRPYRFGELRRLVPDISQRMLTQTLRDLQRDGYVDREVFPTKPPSVEYRMTDLGYSLYEPLALLLNWAEANHEAVKAARARFDQSPD